One genomic segment of Besnoitia besnoiti strain Bb-Ger1 chromosome Unknown contig00056, whole genome shotgun sequence includes these proteins:
- a CDS encoding cytochrome c oxidase subunit iii subfamily protein (encoded by transcript BESB_064250), with the protein MTIMLSALSIVVSSVYLKNQHLYTSCTNIMTFTLVVAFLMLVCTEYLGLSLYINDNAFGNGLFILTGIHFSHVIVGAILVFFTQSIYSSLVTYMPTSSIMLSKSKGMLCKIFTEPFTILYLHFVETMWILIHITFYL; encoded by the coding sequence atgaccatcatgttaagtgcattaagtatagtggtatccagcgtatatttgaaaaaccaacatttgtatacaagctgtacgaatatcatgacattcactttggtagtcgccttcttaatgttagtctgtacggaatacttaggactatctctttatattaatgataatgcatttggtaatggacttttcatcttaactggtatacattttagccatgttattgttggagctatccttgtattcttcactcaaagtatctatagttctttagttacttacatgcctacaagctctataatgctaagcaaatctaaaggtatgttatgcaagatctttacagaaccattcactattttatatctacactttgtagaaaccatgtggatattaatccacattacattctatctctaa
- a CDS encoding putative apocytochrome b (encoded by transcript BESB_064260), with the protein MSAHYSLVIEQDSFVPYLPYYLIGLIFLQTAFGLIELSHPDNSIPVNRFVTPLHIVPEWYFLAYYAVLKVIPSKTGGLLVFMLSTCQ; encoded by the exons atgtcggctcattactcccttgttattgaacaagattca tttgttccctatctaccatattatctaattggtttaattttcttacaaacggcttttggtttgattgaattatcgcacccagataactccataccagtgaaccggtttgtaactccgcttcatatcgtacctgaatggtactttttagcatattatgcggtgttaaaagtaatcccatccaaaaccggtggtttgttagtatttatgttatcaacatgtcaatga
- a CDS encoding cytochrome b (encoded by transcript BESB_064270), translating into MLCIKYSGIQRIFEKPTFVYKLYEYHDIHFGSRLLNVSLWVKNVWRQFVPYLPYYLIGLIFLQTAFGLIELSHPDNSIPVNRFVTPLHIVPEWYFLAYYAVLKVIPSKTGGLLVFMSSLINLALLSEIRALNTRMLIRQHFMTRNVVSGWVIIWVYSMIFLIIIGSAIPQATYILYGRLATIVYLTTGLVLCLY; encoded by the exons atgctctgcattaagtatagtggtatccagcgtatatttgaaaaaccaacatttgtatacaagctgtacgaatatcatgacattcactttggtagtcgccttcttaatgttagtct ctgggttaagaacgtctggagacagtttgttccctatctaccatattatctaattggtttaattttcttacaaacggcttttggtttgattgaattatcgcacccagataactccataccagtgaaccggtttgtaactccgcttcatatcgtacctgaatggtactttttagcatattatgcggtgttaaaagtaatcccatccaaaaccggtggtttgttagtatttatgtcctctctcattaacttagctcttttatctgaaattcgagctttgaatactcgaatgttgatacgacaacattttatgactcgaaatgtagtcagtggatgggtaattatttgggtatacagtatgatcttcttgattattattggtagtgctattccacaagcgacttatatcttatatggtagattagctactatcgtatatcttactaccggattggttctatgcttatactaa
- a CDS encoding uncharacterized protein (encoded by transcript BESB_064280): protein MVDINYLFLGVYTTSWTTGLDLEGLCLPDPSSLVLFMTIMLSALSIVVSSVYLKNQHLYTSCTNIMTFTLVVAFLMLVCTEYTDRILVGLATCLVTG from the exons atg gttgatataaactacctttttctgggagtatatactacgagttggactactggtttagatcttgaaggtctttgtttaccggatccaagttctcttgtgcttttcatgaccatcatgttaagtgcattaagtatagtggtatccagcgtatatttgaaaaaccaacatttgtatacaagctgtacgaatatcatgacattcactttggtagtcgccttcttaatgttagtctgtacggaatacacggatcggattcttgttggcctggcaacctgtttagtaactggatga
- a CDS encoding cytochrome b (encoded by transcript BESB_064290): MSLFRAHLVFYRCALNLNSSYNFGFLVAITFVLQIITGITLAFRYTSEASCAFASVQHLVREVAAGWEFRMLYATTASFVFLCILIHMSRGMYNSSYSYLTTAWMSGLVLYLLTIATAFLGYVLPWGQMSFWGATVITNLLSPIPYLVPWLLGGYYVSDVTLKRFFVLHFILPFVGCILIVLHIFYLHLNGSSNPAGIDSALKVAFYPHMLMTDAKCLSYLIGLIFLQTAFGLIELSHPDNSIPVNRFVTPLHIVPEWYFLAYYAVLKVIPSKTGGLLVFMSSLINLALLSEIRALNTRMLIRQHFMTRNVVSGWVIIWVYSMIFLIIIGSAIPQATYILYGRLATIVYLTTGLVLCLY; the protein is encoded by the coding sequence atgagtctattccgggcacacctcgtcttttatcggtgtgctctcaatctaaattcatcttataactttggtttcttagttgcaattacctttgtactccaaataattacaggtatcactttagcgttccgatatacttctgaagcatcttgtgcatttgctagtgttcaacatctagttagagaggtagcagcaggatgggaatttaggatgttgtatgcaacaactgcttctttcgtcttcttgtgtatcttaatacacatgtctcgaggtatgtataactccagctatagttatttaactactgcttggatgtctggtttagttttatatctacttactatagccactgctttcctcggttatgtactaccatggggacagatgagtttctggggtgctacagtcattactaatctcctttctccaataccatatttagtaccttggttactcggtggatactatgtatctgatgtaacattaaaacgattctttgtattgcactttatattaccttttgtaggttgcattctaattgtattacacatcttctatttacatttaaatggttctagtaaccctgcaggtattgattccgcacttaaagtagccttctatcctcatatgttaatgaccgatgctaaatgtctatcctatctaattggtttaattttcttacaaacggcttttggtttgattgaattatcgcacccagataactccataccagtgaaccggtttgtaactccgcttcatatcgtacctgaatggtactttttagcatattatgcggtgttaaaagtaatcccatccaaaaccggtggtttgttagtatttatgtcctctctcattaacttagctcttttatctgaaattcgagctttgaatactcgaatgttgatacgacaacattttatgactcgaaatgtagtcagtggatgggtaattatttgggtatacagtatgatcttcttgattattattggtagtgctattccacaagcgacttatatcttatatggtagattagctactatcgtatatcttactaccggattggttctatgcttatactaa